TCCCTTACCTGCATGGCCGACGAAAAGGCGCTGAACACCAGGCGGCTTGCGGCTTGAAATCCTCTCTCCAAGTAGAAGTCGCCATGGGCAGCACAGTCATCTTGTAGTCGGAGTTCCCATTGTCGATGTCGTTCATGCAGACGGAATTGCTGTCTGGGTTGGTTCgacatctttctctccttccatctTGTCTTCAGCTCTCCATATTGCCGTTACGCATGTTCCCTCGTCATGTTAATTTTGCGTCATGTTGAATGACGTCGCTAGCCTGCTAAGTGCTGAGGTCTCTTTGCGCAGTCTTTTCAGACTGATGTTTATATAAAAGTGTTCTTTGGAGAGCAACGTAAGATCTCACATAAATGCTGATTGTTTAAAGGcttaattaatttcattattAGGTTTGAGTTTAGAAGTCAGCACATCGTGAATGTCTTTGTATTATTACACTTGAAGGTAAAACTAAAAGACGCAGCCGGTTtcagaataaatattaaatattttcgagttcatgtaaatattgtaaagtACAGTAATAAACAGCGTCTGGATAAAAATACGTTTAACGACATGATGTACTCGTGTCTCAATAAAAGAAATCTTAACATTCCTCATGTTAACACAAGTCTCTGTCGAATGGCGCACAGAGACTACTTACACTGACGACACTACGTCACAATAATGACGTTACCTTCCAATGTACGCATAACGTGCTGTGCGCGCaagtgttctttatttttttcctttaatatcttgtatttttcttgaaaagttGTGCGTTTGGTCCGTGTGTATTTGGTGTTGCGTGCATATGCACAcgcgtgtgtgtggtgcgtgcaTGTGTAGGAGGGCAAGGGTGGTACGAGTCTTGCATCTGACCTGCAGAAGCGACAGCCGTTATTCAAGTTAGTAACTATCATTTCTCtctaaaaaccaaacaaaacaaacaaataaacacgcTAAAGACGTTTTGCACGAACGTTCCTCTTTTCTGTGTATTTACAGGGTGTAACAATCAAGCAGCAAGCAACAGACCTGTGATGCCAGCAAAATCTATGTTGTAGGATCGGTTggtcaaaataattttgagcGCGACATTAATACCAGCCCTGGGGCCAGTTGTACGGATTGTTgtgaaaacttaaaactgttctaaagtaGTAAATATAGAAacgttttcttttcaaaaatcgCTCCTGTGTTTAGATGCGTTCCAAAcgaatataataaaaatgtgttgacGGGACGTCTGGCTTAATTAAACAGTCTTGGTTAAATTATACTGTGCACTGTTTTTCTATAAAACTAATTATCTAAACAGATTTAACGCCTAAGGTATTTAAAACTAGAAGTACATTCCCCAGatagcattgaaacattttataaacgtttaatAGATGTCATtgcaaaatgtttgaataatGTTTGCAGCAAACgtttttaaacgtttttatgcccatcaaagtaatgttttagtAATGTTTGGATCCGCAACTGGTCTCTAGTTAATGGAATAATTTAGTTGCGTTTATTGGAAGCAAAGTTTCCCTCGAAAGTTTCCGCCAGTGTTACTAATGGCAGTTCACGTCCAAAGAAACCAGCTCCTCTTCTGTTAGAAAGAAACACAGACAAGCAAAACGATGGGCGAACGGACCGACATACAGGTAGGCCGACAAAGAGAAATTCTCAGACCACATCCGTGATATAATAATCATTCCACGAAGGCTATCATAGGAACTGACCCTCAGGGGATCTGACGGTAGCTCTCCGTATGTTCATCATGGCTGCTACTCAGGAGAATGCCTTCATCTTGCTGACACAGGAAACAATCACAGCATCAAAGCTGAACGGTCTCTTATTTACACGGCGAACAGAATAACGAAATCTCTTCTAGAAAAAGTCTACAATTCAATAATGACATGAAAGATAACAGATTACGTTTTATTCTTTCATCATACAGACGGACTAGAAGAGGATTTCTTTTCTCCCTTCTGTCattactagaagatcaaggagATCTGGGCCCTATATTTGGCAGGATTTCGTATCCCTGTCTGAAGCAATATTGAATCCTCTCGAACTATTTCCTTTCTCTAACTGTTTAGAAGCAGAATTTGCCGAACGGGTTTTGTCTTTGCGTGAAAATatacacagcaaaacaaaaacacaaaagaaaagcaagttCTGAAACATTCCTTagcataaaatgttttccacaTGAACGCGGTTATGATactaaatgttttattcatcaGTGGGTCAATTGTTTGaagcagtttattttgtcttcaggTCGCGATTGTCCCTTCAGGTCCGAGACATGTTTGTATGAATTCTcgcttaaattaaaaaaaaaatcttgagttTTAGCTCATTGCCAGAAAGCTTACAATGAATGAAGCTGGCTATCTGGTAATGACTCGTCGCAGACGAAGCACTTTAGGCAGTCGCGTGTCCTGGCTAACGCCAATTAAGAttgaacacacatgcacagcaACAATCACCCCATCTCTCGGCCCCACCCCGTCAGGCTATGACGTCACCTTCCCACTCTCTCCCCACGCCACCGTTGCATCAGCGGTCTTATCACGGGACGAAAGCATGATGCTTCCTTCGTGTAATTATTTCCTGGGACGAGTGAGAGATTCTGGTGATGGTAAATCAGCTTATCACGCCTTTTCTTCCGACGTCGAGTTATTGCCCTTGGCAAGGTAGCCCCCCTTGTCGCGTTCCGTGAAGATAACGGCGGCCAGATTTGTTGAGGAAGTATGATGTCTCACGAACCTCGTTCAAGACGATCACTAGACTTTCCTACAGCCACTTCGGCGTGGGACGAGCGCCGTCTGGCGGCTTCCCACGAAACTATAGAAAAAAGGaacactttttaatttaatttaatttaatttaatttttaaggaGAAGGGGGCTGCTAAGCAGGTGATAGTGAACTGAACAAGAGGATTTGCATCTCACCACAATagttcagtaaaaaaaaaaatttaaagtgagtggaggatgaaaaaaaaaaacatcagtaacTGTATCAACGACTCCATCAATCCCCCTCCCATACTACCTATCTACTCACCAACTCAAAAAGGAGAGTTGATTAAGGTTTCGAAATAAACCGTAATTATACTTTTTTGAGTTAACTgagaatattaataaatatatgaagAAAATCAACAGTTAAGCAAATTAAAACAGATTCCAGACTGACGAGACCTACAACCCAATACTGCCTTTAAGGCCCACATAGTttctttgtaaaacactttCATGGTTTTGAATTTGTGAAGTGTCAGCAGTCACTTCGCACTTTGTTGTAAATGTAGACCAAGACAGCTTACAAACAGTACTCCTTCTAAATAAGATTAGTCATAATGCGCCACGTGTGACTCTCCATGGTATGAAGTGGTATCTGAACTGCTCGAAATGAGAAGATATTCTGATAGCTACCATTCGATTTCACATTGTAGACACGACATGGCTCAAACAAGTTTCAATCTGGTTTAAAagattgtttccaaaagctttttttctacatttgtggAGCTCCATCTCCATTATCTGTAGCCCTGCGCCTGTGAAACCTGACCGTCATAAGACTGGGTCTGTCAAGTAAATCCCTGTTCTCTCCCCAAAGACACTAATGATTTCTATCAGTCTGCAAATAACTCAAGTAGAATCGATCAAAGATTTCAGAAAtgggagcaaaaaaaaaaaattccaatttATTTAAGGATTTTTTGTCACGCGTAAAGCTTAAAACGCTTAATTACCTAACATATAGAAGTACGCATAATATACTTGCACATTTACATTCAATTTTAGGCCTGGGCGCTCAGATATACATTTGTACTTACTGAGTATGTATTAATCCAATAATTTATGTTcgctcttattttttttaaagcagctttTATCATTGATTTACATTATACAAATCCTCACAACCTACATCATATAGTTTGTACacgcgtctgtctgtctgtagtcTCTcaatttcttcatttgttcatcacATTCCATTGCTTTTATGTGTACAAAGACTCGCATTACTTTTACAGTTCATGAACAAATTTGACAGAATTTTAGGGAAATTTTGGTCATGTTTTTACTATTTATCTGGCAAAGATTAGGTCGTATTTTGCATGGGTTATTACACAAGCTATGGGCCTAAGGCCAGctctacaaatgttttaaaattttgaacaaGTTGTGTGCCTTAAATCTATTTAGATAATAAGTTGTATAGATTTTAGAGTGAACAGTACCATTTAATAACATTGTTTAACACTAAAAtcgttttacagaaaataaaaactaagcCAGACTTTCATCCCCGTCGAGGAAATTTTTCGTGTGGGCTTGTGCAACGCATTTAAAGGGCGTTGGagcgatttttgaaaaaaaagttttataaatttgcttctttagaaaCGTGATAATCTTTAGAAACATGCTGTGCAATTAGCCACTCAATGCTAGTATTCTAAAAAGCTTTGGTTCTTTTTTGGTCCAAACTGTGTCGATGTTACTTTCATTGTTGTCCTTTCTTGGTCAAGCACAttttgataaaaacaataagcagaattaaaacaaataaatagtaAACTACGAAAATAAGGATTTTTGCGTCCTTGTGGTCTATTTTTGTGGTCCAGCAATTTTAAATTTTCACCTTAGTCCATTCACACACTCTGAACATTTTGAGAAGCTGATCAAGTCTCTTTCTTGCAAtgacagcaaaataaataaataaataaataaataaataaataaataataaataaaacatgcatcTAGTGCAAACGTTTCTCCTCTTTCCCTTGGACAAGTCACTCTTGTCTCAGAAAGCTGGCTGACAGTCTGATTTCGCAAGTTTCGTTGTCAACAACTATGTTCTGCTTAATCGCCGTTTCCTCGCTTCATTGCGTCTGTGATTTCTCAAGATGGACGGTACAGGCTGACCGTACTATGCATTTGGTTGAAAGCTTGACTTCCACTCGTGACAGGTGGTCCAGATTGGTCTCTCTGTACACTGCCTACTCCAAAGACGCTTCTGAGAACATCGTTTAGACATGGCGCCAAGCCGAATAAACTGAGTCTCCATTcctaaaaatttcttttgtcttgcGATTAAAAGGACATGTTTATATCAATCAGTTCATATACTTCTTTCAAGTTTCGACATCACTTTAAACAAtatcattgtttaaaaaacagTGAATGGATCATTCCCTACCGAAATTCGTCGTCGAATCTCAAGCCAATGCTTCGAGCCTTCAGCATGTGCGTTCGTCCATTTCCTCCAACGACAAGTACAGGTAAGGAAACAACAACTTGGGGCGATAAGGTCTTACAATAATGTTCACTCTCAAGTTTTTGCCCACTAAACCCAATACCTGAGTGTGTCTATGTTTGTCGTTATGATACGAAGACAGATGAGAAATTCTCCTTTATATAAAAGTGGGTGTTTTACTTACAGATAGAACTCGACTTTGTGCGCTGCTCGTTCTGAACACCGACATGAACAGCAGACAGCTCGAATATCTGTCAGCAGCTTAATGTATCCAGACTTAATGCTGCTGTTACGGAGGCCATAGATGAAAGGGTTGTAGAGACTATTTCCGTAACCCAGCAAGATCACAACCATATCCACCTGCCGTGGCAACGGCTTGCGGGAGAAGGATGTTCAACAGAATGGTGACGCAGTACGGCAGCCAGGAAATGACGTAGACGAAGATGACAAGAAGCATGGTGACGGTGACACGCATCTCATCTCGCCGCCGGCGATCGCCGCGAACGCTTCCGGTTCCAGCTTGGCTAGCCAGCGAGGTGCTCGTGCCTGCTCGGCGAATGGCCGACACGTCGGACGCAGAGCAGAAGGAGCGAGTCATGGGCCGAAAGAGGGCGCTCCTTCCCTTCCTGTCTGATGAAGACATCATGGACAGGCCTTGGTCCTTCATGTCGGACGAGCCTACCGTGAGGTTCACGCAGAACTCGCTGCCGTTCTTCTCGAACCATTGCCTGGGTGACCGGCGGACGTAATGCTCACGTGGCGGGCTCCGGCTGGCTGAGAGGGACGGCAGGTTTGGGCACGTTTGGTTAACAGGCAGCGCCGCCACGTCCTGGTCGCTAAAACGTATCAGCTTCACAGAGCCTTGTGCAGAAAACTCGAGTTGTGACGCCACTGGGCAGCATACTTTGTCAGCGAAATGGAGGATCCCTGCCTGCGTGGCCCCTCCGATCTCCTGGAGATCCCCGGCGAGAAGCTGTTTCGGGAGCCCATGACGTAGTTTCGCAAATATCTCCCACTTTCCGGAAATGAGGTCAGACTCGCTGCTAGGAGGCGGTTTCCGGACGCCGAGATGGTGCGGTTGCTGCGCGTGTATGTCCGGTAGATGGACAGGTAGCATGACGTCATCATGGTGCTGGTGCCGCCAAAGCAGACGACGATCATGAAGATGGCGTAGGGAAGGGAGCTGCCCCACTTGCAGTAGCAGAAGTACTGGGTGGGCACGTACTCATACTCGCCCCAGCCAAAGAGAGGCGGCAAGGACAGGACAGTTGAGAACAGCCACACTCCTAAAGCACAGACAAGACGTTGTTTTCTCTAGCAAGGTATCTTGTACACAACTGATCACAGCTACAAAAGTACATAGAACCTAAGTTGTGCTACAAAAGAAAGTACATGTagtttatattataaaaaaaacacaggatAAGAAAAGAGAATAGGAAAAATAATCGAACACTGCAAGGCGGAAAACTGCTATCAAATACTATAaaacttgttgttgttgttgttgttgttgttttatttattattgttgttgttgttattattattattattattattattcaagatTGCGGATTGGCTAGGTGATGAAATATTCAAAACAGCTGCATTTAAGTTCTAAAGTAATAAATGCATGCAGGCAAATCGAATGTACAGTAACAAAAGGTAGTTCGTTTCTCCACGATGTTAAGCTGCTTAAT
The Pomacea canaliculata isolate SZHN2017 linkage group LG2, ASM307304v1, whole genome shotgun sequence genome window above contains:
- the LOC112557315 gene encoding melatonin receptor type 1A-like; translated protein: MLAFVASVASLNSITFNRYIRVCRPAQYDVLYSPAGQVLHIGGVWLFSTVLSLPPLFGWGEYEYVPTQYFCYCKWGSSLPYAIFMIVVCFGGTSTMMTSCYLSIYRTYTRSNRTISASGNRLLAASLTSFPESGRYLRNYVMGSRNSFSPGISRRSEGPRRQGSSISLTKYAAQWRHNSSFLHKAL